The following coding sequences lie in one Bacteroidota bacterium genomic window:
- a CDS encoding TolC family protein, which produces MKGKSLFLSFICTLFVASFSNAQTPAATNQTMTLEQCIEYALKNNIQIKQTELNTELSQITLTQSKANLLPSLNANASHSYNIGRTIDRFTNQFADAQVLSQNFGISSDINLFSGFQSINTIQQNKFAYLAGKYDIEKMKNDVSLNIATAYLQVLYSMEAVDNAKNQMGITAAQVERTKILVDAGSAAKGTLLDIQSQLASEELNYTNAQNQLDISYLNLAQLLNMASAEGLAIVKPELNVGGDALLTATPSQIYNSAVSNLPEIKSAEYNVKSAEKSVDVAWGGLSPRLSFSASYGTGYSGLSQRFSTLPTFQGYSPNGDITSSGDTVYSPSFSTGTFEKTPFADQYKDNVNKSFGFFLTVPIFNRWQTKTAIDRARIQKMNADLTVESTKLTIQKNVQQAYADANAGLKKYNASLKAIEAMQESFKYTEQKFNVGMLNTNDYNDAKNKLIKAQSDLLQAKYEYVFKTKVLDFYQGKPLKF; this is translated from the coding sequence ATGAAGGGAAAATCACTTTTTTTAAGTTTTATTTGTACGCTGTTTGTTGCATCGTTTTCAAATGCACAAACACCTGCTGCAACAAATCAAACCATGACCCTGGAACAATGCATCGAGTATGCATTAAAAAACAATATCCAGATTAAACAAACCGAACTCAATACCGAGTTGTCGCAAATCACCCTTACACAAAGTAAAGCCAATTTATTGCCCTCGCTAAATGCGAATGCATCCCACTCATATAATATTGGTAGAACCATCGATCGTTTTACGAATCAGTTTGCGGATGCACAAGTGCTTTCTCAAAACTTTGGGATCAGCAGCGATATAAATTTGTTTAGCGGTTTTCAAAGCATCAATACCATTCAACAAAATAAATTTGCTTACCTGGCAGGGAAATACGACATCGAGAAAATGAAAAACGATGTGTCGTTAAACATCGCTACTGCTTACTTACAAGTATTGTACAGCATGGAAGCGGTTGACAATGCAAAAAATCAAATGGGCATAACGGCAGCACAAGTGGAACGCACCAAAATATTGGTGGATGCCGGTTCTGCTGCGAAAGGAACATTGTTGGACATTCAATCACAATTAGCATCCGAAGAACTGAACTATACCAATGCACAAAATCAATTGGACATTTCGTATTTGAATTTAGCGCAGCTGTTGAACATGGCTTCTGCTGAAGGATTGGCGATTGTGAAACCTGAATTAAATGTGGGTGGTGATGCCTTGCTAACGGCTACTCCTTCTCAAATTTATAATTCTGCTGTGAGCAATTTACCCGAAATTAAAAGTGCAGAATACAACGTAAAAAGTGCTGAGAAATCAGTAGATGTTGCTTGGGGTGGTTTGAGTCCGCGTTTATCGTTCAGCGCTTCCTACGGTACTGGTTACTCCGGATTGAGTCAGCGTTTTTCTACCTTACCAACGTTTCAAGGATATAGCCCAAATGGAGATATTACTTCTTCCGGTGATACAGTTTATTCACCCTCCTTTTCTACCGGAACGTTTGAGAAAACACCTTTTGCAGATCAGTACAAAGACAACGTAAACAAATCGTTTGGATTCTTTTTAACCGTTCCCATCTTTAACCGTTGGCAAACAAAAACGGCCATCGACAGAGCACGTATCCAAAAAATGAATGCCGATTTAACGGTAGAATCAACAAAGTTGACCATTCAAAAAAATGTGCAGCAAGCCTATGCTGATGCCAATGCAGGATTAAAAAAATACAATGCTTCTTTAAAAGCGATTGAAGCGATGCAAGAATCATTTAAATATACCGAGCAGAAATTTAATGTTGGAATGTTAAATACCAACGATTACAACGATGCAAAAAATAAATTGATAAAAGCACAAAGTGATTTGTTGCAAGCAAAATACGAATACGTTTTTAAAACAAAAGTGCTTGATTTCTATCAAGGCAAACCATTGAAATTTTAA
- the metH gene encoding methionine synthase: MTKRYKTTASIMTDIKKELEKRILVIDGAMGTMIQQYKLEEKDFRSKRFADWPKDLKGNNDLLSITQPQIIKAIHKEYLKAGADIIETNTFSATTIAMADYDMQELAYELNYESAKIAKEAVAEFLAENVTLSGVEGQTPRFVAGAFGPTNRTLSLSPNVNDPGFRATTFDELVIAYSEQARGLIEGGADLLLVETIFDTLNAKAALFAIQNVCKEKNIKMPVMVSGTITDASGRTLSGQTTEAFLNSISHVDLLSVGLNCALGAKDMRPYLEELSDKAPFFVSAYPNAGLPNQFGEYDQDAHEMGHQIEDFLRAGFLNIVGGCCGTTPAHIKRIAELAKESKPRKKPVADSLMHLSGLEPLTLRPESNFLNVGERTNVTGSKKFLRLINEGNYEEALSIAKDQVDGGAQVIDVNMDEGMLDSEAAMTKFLNLIASEPDISKVPIMIDSSKWSVIEAGLKCVQGKAIVNSISLKEGEEKFIEHANKIKQYGAAVIVMAFDEVGQADTLQRRIDICKRAYDVLVNKVHFPPQDIIFDPNIFPVATGMEEHRLNALDFFNATKWIKENLPHAKVSGGVSNVSFSFRGNDHVREAIHSAFLYHAVKNGMDMGIVNPAQLVVYDDIDKTLLELVEDVLLNRRDDATERLVEHAESLKGVTREKTEKDEAWRKGTVEERLSYALVKGLVEYIDVDTEEARLKLGRPLHVIEGPLMDGMNVVGDLFGSGKMFLPQVVKSARVMKKAVAYLEPYLQAEKDANKLAGIVGDGRTNAGKILMATVKGDVHDIGKNIVGVVLACNNYEIIDLGVMVSADKILEEAKKNEVDIIGLSGLITPSLDEMVHVAKEMERLGFTMPLMIGGATTSKVHTAVKIAQNYSGPVIHVNDASKSVPVASSLISDELRDAFMVEVTKDYDRVREQNKNAQSQNKFISIAEARENKFPIDWTKQEIAKPTFIGNKVFTDYSIAEIAEYIDWTPFFISWEMKGSYPKILKDPTRGEEARKLFDDAQTMLKKIIDEKWLRANAVVGIYPANSKGDDIYLSPSLSTGEGGVVFHTLRQQTKKPAGQYNVALSDFIKPFPNSSHSGDFKSSDLNTTNKLDWHLNIENAKEHRSNQTEAEKIVWEHLRAKQTNYKFRRQHLIDKYIVDFVCLDKMLVVEIDGKYHEQIKEQDDLRTSVLESLGFRVIRFTNEEVISDIDSVIRKIKESCEVVSALSPEGRVGEGSDYIGAFALTTGLGIDEHVARFEKDHDDYSAIMLKALADRLAEAFAELMHKKVRKELWGYAKNENLQNEDLIKEEYAGIRPAPGYPAQPDHTEKPTIWKLLDVEKNTGMILTESMAMVPTAAVSGLYFANPNSHYFGIGKISKDQVEEYATRKGMSLDKAERWLGPNLAY; encoded by the coding sequence ATGACGAAACGATACAAGACTACTGCTTCAATTATGACTGACATAAAAAAAGAATTAGAAAAAAGAATCCTGGTAATTGATGGTGCAATGGGCACCATGATTCAACAATACAAACTGGAAGAAAAAGATTTCAGAAGCAAACGCTTTGCCGATTGGCCAAAAGATTTGAAAGGGAATAACGATTTACTATCGATTACTCAGCCGCAAATCATTAAAGCCATTCACAAAGAATATTTAAAAGCGGGTGCCGATATTATTGAAACAAACACCTTTAGCGCAACCACCATTGCAATGGCCGATTACGACATGCAAGAACTTGCCTACGAGTTAAATTACGAGTCGGCTAAAATTGCAAAGGAAGCCGTTGCCGAATTTCTCGCTGAAAATGTCACCCTGAGCGGAGTCGAAGGGCAAACTCCGCGTTTTGTGGCTGGTGCATTTGGTCCGACTAACAGAACGTTATCTTTATCTCCCAATGTAAACGATCCCGGATTTCGTGCAACTACATTCGATGAATTGGTCATTGCTTATTCCGAACAAGCACGTGGATTAATTGAAGGGGGTGCTGATTTATTATTGGTAGAAACTATTTTTGATACCCTCAATGCAAAAGCTGCTTTGTTTGCCATTCAAAATGTGTGCAAAGAAAAAAATATCAAGATGCCCGTGATGGTATCGGGCACCATTACCGATGCAAGTGGAAGAACCCTTTCCGGACAAACCACCGAAGCATTTTTAAATTCCATTTCGCATGTTGATTTATTAAGTGTTGGTTTAAATTGTGCCTTGGGTGCAAAAGACATGCGTCCGTATTTGGAAGAACTTTCTGATAAAGCGCCCTTCTTTGTGAGTGCTTATCCGAATGCCGGTTTACCAAATCAGTTTGGTGAATACGATCAGGATGCGCATGAAATGGGACACCAAATCGAGGATTTTTTACGTGCCGGATTTTTAAATATTGTGGGTGGCTGCTGCGGAACAACGCCAGCTCATATCAAACGCATTGCTGAATTAGCAAAGGAATCGAAGCCGCGTAAAAAACCGGTTGCCGATAGCTTAATGCATTTAAGTGGATTGGAACCTTTAACACTCCGACCGGAAAGTAATTTCTTAAATGTGGGTGAACGTACCAATGTTACCGGCTCTAAAAAATTCTTGCGTTTAATCAACGAAGGAAATTACGAAGAGGCGTTGTCCATTGCCAAAGACCAAGTAGATGGCGGTGCACAAGTGATTGACGTAAACATGGATGAAGGGATGTTGGACAGTGAAGCAGCCATGACCAAATTTTTAAATCTCATTGCATCGGAACCGGATATCTCCAAAGTGCCCATCATGATCGACTCTTCGAAATGGAGTGTGATTGAAGCGGGATTAAAATGTGTGCAAGGAAAAGCAATTGTAAATTCCATTTCCTTAAAAGAAGGAGAAGAGAAATTTATTGAACATGCCAACAAAATAAAACAATACGGTGCTGCTGTTATTGTTATGGCGTTTGATGAAGTAGGACAAGCGGATACCTTACAACGCAGGATAGACATTTGTAAACGCGCTTATGATGTGCTTGTAAATAAAGTGCATTTTCCTCCTCAGGATATTATTTTCGATCCGAATATTTTTCCGGTTGCAACAGGAATGGAAGAGCATCGCTTGAATGCACTCGACTTTTTTAACGCAACAAAATGGATCAAAGAAAATTTACCGCATGCAAAAGTAAGTGGTGGAGTAAGTAATGTTTCGTTTTCGTTCCGCGGAAACGACCATGTGCGTGAAGCCATTCACTCTGCCTTTTTGTACCATGCCGTAAAAAACGGAATGGACATGGGAATTGTAAACCCAGCACAGTTAGTGGTGTATGATGATATTGATAAAACATTATTGGAATTAGTAGAAGATGTTTTATTAAACAGACGGGATGATGCAACCGAGCGATTGGTAGAACATGCCGAATCGTTAAAAGGGGTTACACGAGAAAAAACAGAAAAGGATGAAGCCTGGAGAAAAGGAACAGTAGAAGAACGTTTGAGCTACGCCTTGGTAAAAGGATTGGTGGAATACATTGATGTGGATACCGAAGAAGCGCGTTTGAAACTTGGTCGACCATTGCATGTAATTGAAGGTCCGCTTATGGATGGAATGAATGTAGTGGGTGATTTATTTGGTAGCGGAAAAATGTTTTTACCGCAAGTAGTAAAGAGTGCACGCGTAATGAAAAAGGCGGTGGCCTACTTAGAACCATATTTGCAAGCTGAAAAAGATGCAAATAAATTAGCAGGAATTGTGGGCGATGGAAGAACGAATGCCGGAAAAATATTGATGGCAACGGTGAAAGGTGATGTTCACGACATCGGAAAAAATATTGTGGGTGTAGTATTGGCCTGCAACAACTATGAGATTATCGATTTGGGAGTAATGGTTTCTGCAGATAAAATTCTGGAAGAAGCAAAAAAGAATGAAGTGGATATTATCGGCTTAAGCGGATTGATTACTCCATCTTTAGATGAAATGGTGCACGTAGCAAAAGAGATGGAACGTTTAGGTTTTACGATGCCCTTAATGATTGGTGGTGCAACAACTTCTAAAGTACATACTGCAGTAAAAATTGCGCAGAATTATTCCGGTCCGGTTATTCATGTGAATGATGCAAGTAAATCTGTTCCAGTTGCCAGCAGTTTAATTTCGGATGAATTGCGCGATGCGTTTATGGTGGAAGTTACCAAAGATTATGATCGTGTGCGTGAACAGAATAAAAATGCTCAGTCCCAAAATAAATTTATTTCCATTGCAGAAGCACGTGAAAATAAATTTCCAATCGACTGGACCAAACAAGAAATTGCAAAGCCGACTTTTATAGGAAATAAAGTTTTTACAGATTATTCTATTGCCGAAATAGCGGAATACATCGATTGGACACCCTTCTTCATCTCTTGGGAAATGAAAGGATCGTATCCGAAAATTTTAAAAGATCCAACACGCGGTGAAGAAGCACGTAAATTATTTGACGATGCTCAAACCATGTTGAAAAAAATCATTGACGAAAAATGGTTGCGTGCAAATGCGGTAGTAGGAATTTATCCTGCGAATAGTAAAGGGGATGACATTTACCTCTCCCCATCCCTCTCCACAGGAGAGGGGGGTGTGGTGTTTCATACATTACGCCAACAAACGAAGAAGCCAGCTGGACAATATAATGTCGCTTTGTCCGACTTTATAAAACCGTTTCCTAATTCTTCCCACAGTGGTGATTTTAAAAGTTCTGATTTAAATACGACAAATAAACTAGATTGGCATTTAAATATTGAAAATGCAAAAGAGCATCGTTCTAATCAAACGGAGGCTGAAAAAATTGTGTGGGAACATTTAAGAGCAAAACAGACGAATTATAAATTCAGAAGACAGCATCTGATTGATAAGTATATTGTTGATTTTGTTTGCCTTGATAAAATGTTGGTTGTTGAAATTGATGGGAAATATCATGAACAAATTAAAGAACAAGATGATTTAAGAACTTCAGTTCTCGAATCTTTAGGTTTTAGAGTTATTCGTTTTACCAATGAAGAGGTTATTTCGGATATCGATTCTGTAATTAGAAAAATTAAAGAATCATGTGAAGTAGTATCTGCCCTCTCCCCTGAGGGGAGAGTTGGAGAGGGGTCTGACTACATAGGAGCCTTCGCCCTAACCACAGGCCTTGGCATTGACGAACACGTAGCACGTTTCGAAAAAGACCACGATGATTATTCTGCCATCATGCTAAAAGCCTTGGCGGATCGTTTGGCGGAAGCCTTTGCTGAGTTGATGCATAAGAAAGTGCGTAAAGAATTATGGGGATATGCAAAAAATGAAAACTTGCAAAACGAAGATCTCATCAAAGAAGAATATGCAGGTATTCGTCCGGCTCCCGGGTATCCCGCACAACCCGACCATACCGAAAAACCAACCATTTGGAAGTTGTTGGATGTTGAAAAAAATACCGGAATGATTTTAACGGAAAGCATGGCTATGGTTCCAACCGCTGCGGTGAGTGGATTGTATTTCGCCAATCCGAATTCACATTATTTCGGAATCGGAAAAATTTCAAAAGACCAAGTGGAAGAGTATGCCACCCGCAAAGGAATGAGTTTGGATAAAGCAGAACGTTGGTTAGGCCCGAATTTGGCGTATTAA
- a CDS encoding efflux RND transporter periplasmic adaptor subunit, whose amino-acid sequence MKKIIWIIVAGLVFLISIMMLKNCSSNKSTKIAVEKATKRNVVETVSANGKIQPEVEVKISSDVSGEIVELFVKEGDQVKKGDLLCRINPLIYESNSSRMVATLNGAKANLSNSKARLEQIKAAFVNAEASFNRNKKLFDQGAISQSDFDAAKAAYEGAKADVKGAEDNVDASAFNVKSTEASLKEANDNLAKTNIFSPVNGTVSKLNKEKGERVVGTAQMEGTEIMRLANLNEMEVSVEVNENDIVRVHNGDTSSIEVDAYLGRKFKGVVTEIANSANTTGVTAEQVTNFVVKIRILQESYMDLLTANNNIAPFRPGMSATVDVQTKKVNNVIAVPIQSVTTRNDSTEYNLQNKGKEKEKEGDVVVTSDSEKKQNNDDLIKIQECVFVYNAAEGKVKMVPVKTGIQDNNYIEILSGIKEGDEIVSAPYSAIAKELKDGDVVNKVDKAELFSVTKK is encoded by the coding sequence ATGAAAAAGATAATTTGGATCATCGTTGCAGGATTAGTTTTCTTAATATCCATTATGATGTTAAAAAACTGTTCGAGTAATAAGTCAACCAAAATAGCGGTTGAAAAAGCGACCAAGCGAAATGTTGTGGAAACCGTTTCTGCAAATGGTAAAATTCAGCCCGAGGTTGAAGTGAAAATTAGTTCGGATGTTTCCGGAGAAATTGTGGAGCTGTTTGTAAAAGAAGGCGACCAGGTAAAAAAAGGTGATTTGCTTTGCCGCATCAATCCGTTGATTTATGAATCCAACTCCAGCCGAATGGTAGCAACACTCAATGGAGCAAAAGCGAACTTGTCGAATTCAAAAGCCCGCTTAGAACAAATCAAAGCAGCATTTGTAAATGCCGAAGCATCGTTTAACCGTAACAAAAAATTATTCGACCAAGGTGCCATTTCTCAATCTGATTTTGATGCTGCAAAAGCAGCGTATGAAGGTGCAAAAGCGGATGTTAAAGGAGCAGAAGACAATGTAGACGCATCTGCGTTTAATGTAAAAAGTACTGAAGCATCTTTGAAAGAAGCGAATGATAACCTAGCAAAAACAAATATCTTTTCTCCTGTAAACGGAACCGTTTCAAAACTGAACAAAGAAAAAGGTGAACGTGTTGTTGGAACAGCGCAAATGGAAGGTACAGAGATTATGCGTTTGGCAAACCTAAACGAGATGGAAGTGAGTGTAGAGGTAAATGAGAATGATATTGTGCGTGTTCACAATGGTGATACTTCTTCCATTGAAGTGGATGCTTACTTAGGAAGAAAATTCAAAGGGGTGGTGACTGAAATTGCAAACTCTGCGAATACAACCGGTGTTACTGCAGAACAGGTAACGAACTTCGTTGTTAAAATCAGAATCTTACAGGAGTCGTATATGGATTTGTTAACTGCTAACAACAACATTGCTCCTTTCCGTCCGGGAATGAGTGCAACGGTAGATGTGCAAACCAAGAAAGTGAACAACGTGATTGCAGTGCCTATTCAATCGGTGACAACACGAAACGATAGCACGGAATACAACTTGCAAAACAAAGGAAAAGAAAAAGAAAAAGAGGGTGATGTGGTGGTGACCAGCGACAGCGAGAAAAAACAAAACAACGATGATTTGATTAAAATTCAGGAATGTGTTTTTGTTTACAATGCTGCAGAAGGGAAAGTGAAAATGGTGCCCGTAAAAACAGGTATTCAGGATAATAATTACATCGAAATATTGAGTGGAATAAAAGAAGGAGATGAGATTGTTTCAGCTCCATACAGTGCTATTGCCAAAGAGTTAAAAGATGGTGATGTGGTGAATAAGGTAGATAAGGCGGAATTGTTTTCGGTGACCAAAAAATAA
- a CDS encoding PadR family transcriptional regulator — MYSSELIKGTLKTIVLKLLSETEKMYGYEITQKVKELTGDKIQITEGALYPTLHSLEKDGVVTTEVVNIGKRIRKYYTLTPKGKLNATEKVNEFADYMNTMRFLLDIKPQVR, encoded by the coding sequence ATGTATTCATCAGAACTAATAAAAGGGACTTTAAAAACGATAGTTTTAAAGTTATTATCCGAAACAGAAAAAATGTACGGATATGAAATCACTCAAAAGGTGAAAGAATTAACAGGCGACAAAATTCAGATTACTGAAGGAGCGCTTTATCCTACACTTCATTCTTTGGAAAAAGACGGAGTAGTAACTACCGAGGTAGTGAACATAGGAAAACGTATAAGAAAATATTATACACTAACTCCAAAAGGTAAATTAAATGCTACCGAAAAAGTAAATGAATTTGCAGATTACATGAATACCATGAGATTTTTACTTGACATAAAACCACAAGTAAGATAA
- a CDS encoding T9SS type A sorting domain-containing protein, with the protein MKQLLLFSLLCFLFHSSYSQTWQWADQQGGFNPDNGNAICVDNIGNCYAVGGVTNYAKIFKYNSSGSLVWDFEAWVLGGGAKSITSDNNGHLYVSGDSSNQVKIVKVDTSGNLIWKVSDTLGSNTGIVFDNAGFIYLSGSDDLITKYDTSGNLIWGRYVNAVANSIALDPFGNLCITGNFSGTAIFGTDTLIASGTEDIFLAKYDSSGTCLWAKRAGGNHVFAGHSKDCGYGIVVDPIGNIYFTGALIGTADFDSIIISGVGGGNDIFLAKYNSGGNALWVKHAYGGADEEGRCIAIDNLGNILIGGSYVPTANFDGFLLSGWGNYDAFVAKYDNAGTFISALDAGEAAWNEFVYGIAADDLGNVFVTGTFYGTSNFGSNVLFSDGLFDMFTAKIDYSTGFESHTVHQFDIVVYPNPASANITIQFETESNDDIELKIKNVLGQSIIQKVLSSGKQKQDIDITSLPNGFYLLQLKNGEAFSSVKFIKQ; encoded by the coding sequence ATGAAACAATTACTTCTTTTTTCGCTTCTTTGCTTTTTATTTCATTCCTCATATTCACAAACTTGGCAATGGGCTGATCAACAAGGAGGTTTTAATCCGGATAATGGTAATGCCATTTGTGTGGATAACATAGGAAATTGTTATGCAGTTGGAGGTGTTACAAACTATGCAAAAATTTTCAAATATAATTCTTCAGGAAGTCTTGTTTGGGATTTTGAAGCGTGGGTATTGGGGGGGGGTGCCAAAAGTATTACTTCTGATAATAATGGACATCTATATGTTTCTGGAGATTCTAGTAATCAAGTTAAAATTGTAAAGGTAGATACAAGTGGAAATTTAATATGGAAGGTAAGTGATACTTTGGGCTCCAATACAGGAATTGTATTTGATAATGCTGGATTTATTTATTTATCAGGTTCTGATGATCTAATAACAAAGTATGACACCTCTGGAAATTTAATCTGGGGACGTTATGTAAATGCAGTTGCAAATTCAATTGCTTTAGATCCTTTTGGAAATTTATGTATTACAGGAAATTTTTCTGGGACAGCTATTTTTGGAACAGACACACTTATTGCATCTGGAACGGAAGATATATTTTTGGCAAAGTATGATTCCTCTGGAACATGCTTGTGGGCAAAACGTGCAGGGGGAAATCACGTGTTTGCAGGGCATTCGAAGGATTGTGGATATGGAATCGTAGTTGACCCAATTGGTAATATTTATTTTACAGGGGCATTAATTGGTACAGCAGATTTTGATTCCATTATTATTTCTGGCGTAGGTGGTGGCAACGATATTTTTTTAGCGAAATATAATTCAGGAGGGAATGCCCTTTGGGTTAAACATGCATATGGTGGAGCAGATGAAGAAGGACGCTGTATTGCTATTGATAATCTTGGAAATATTTTAATTGGTGGTTCTTATGTTCCAACTGCAAATTTCGATGGTTTTCTTTTGTCTGGTTGGGGAAATTACGATGCATTCGTAGCTAAATATGATAATGCAGGAACTTTTATTTCTGCATTAGATGCAGGTGAAGCAGCATGGAATGAATTTGTTTATGGAATAGCAGCTGATGATTTAGGAAATGTTTTTGTAACAGGTACTTTTTATGGCACTTCAAATTTTGGTTCAAATGTTCTTTTTAGCGATGGTTTATTCGATATGTTTACAGCAAAAATAGATTATTCCACAGGATTTGAAAGTCACACAGTGCATCAATTTGATATTGTAGTTTACCCTAATCCCGCTTCAGCTAATATTACTATCCAGTTCGAAACGGAAAGCAATGATGATATAGAGTTAAAAATAAAAAATGTTTTAGGTCAATCGATAATTCAGAAAGTACTTTCATCTGGAAAACAAAAACAAGATATAGACATTACTAGTCTTCCCAATGGATTTTATCTTCTGCAATTGAAAAACGGAGAAGCTTTCAGCTCGGTTAAGTTTATAAAGCAGTAG
- a CDS encoding WG repeat-containing protein, whose protein sequence is MRSKTKYIFFLFILLFSATTVFAQKGKSKPKPKSGYDYQGPYYEGLARVKTKLKWGFVDTTGNVVVPLKYNEVTNFDGGVAKVRVGTKWGLIDNKGTVLRKPTFDAIGEFVNGVAKVLLEGEEYYMNKEGMRCDKNGKHVVQGDY, encoded by the coding sequence ATGAGATCTAAAACGAAATACATTTTCTTTTTATTTATTCTTTTGTTTTCTGCGACAACTGTTTTCGCACAAAAAGGAAAATCGAAACCCAAACCTAAATCCGGATACGATTATCAAGGTCCGTATTACGAAGGCCTGGCCAGAGTGAAAACAAAACTAAAATGGGGATTTGTGGATACTACCGGAAACGTTGTAGTGCCTTTGAAATACAATGAAGTAACTAATTTTGATGGTGGAGTTGCTAAAGTAAGAGTGGGAACAAAATGGGGATTAATCGATAACAAAGGAACTGTTCTGCGTAAACCTACCTTCGATGCAATTGGAGAATTTGTGAATGGAGTGGCAAAAGTATTGTTGGAAGGCGAAGAATATTATATGAATAAAGAAGGAATGCGTTGTGATAAAAACGGCAAGCACGTGGTGCAAGGAGATTATTAA
- the tsaB gene encoding tRNA (adenosine(37)-N6)-threonylcarbamoyltransferase complex dimerization subunit type 1 TsaB produces MALILHIETATTVCSVALSKDGVLLSLKEQNGDYSHAENLTVFIEDVLQQAKTTISEIDAIAVSKGPGSYTGLRIGVSTAKGLCYSLDKPLIAVDTLQYMAMAVINRFNIETPEAFYVPMLDARRMEVYSAIFSAGGKRIRETQAEIIDENSFHSLLKEHPVVFFGDGALKCKSVLSYTSNAMFLADIVPSAKDMIALSEKAFSEKQFEDVAYFEPYYLKDFVAGKKKGE; encoded by the coding sequence ATGGCACTCATCCTTCATATAGAAACAGCCACTACTGTTTGCAGTGTTGCGCTGTCGAAAGATGGAGTGCTGCTTTCCTTAAAAGAACAAAACGGAGATTATTCACATGCTGAAAATCTTACGGTGTTTATCGAGGATGTTCTTCAACAAGCAAAAACAACTATTTCTGAAATTGATGCAATTGCTGTTAGCAAAGGTCCGGGTTCCTACACCGGATTACGCATTGGTGTGAGCACTGCAAAGGGTTTGTGTTATTCCTTGGACAAACCATTGATTGCAGTGGATACATTACAGTATATGGCGATGGCTGTAATCAATCGGTTTAATATCGAAACACCGGAAGCATTTTATGTTCCCATGCTTGATGCGCGCAGAATGGAAGTTTATTCTGCAATATTCAGTGCCGGAGGCAAACGGATTAGAGAAACGCAGGCGGAGATTATTGATGAGAATTCATTTCATTCTCTGTTGAAGGAACATCCGGTTGTCTTTTTTGGTGATGGTGCTTTAAAATGTAAATCTGTTTTATCGTATACTTCCAATGCAATGTTTCTTGCAGACATCGTTCCTTCCGCAAAAGACATGATTGCCCTTTCTGAAAAAGCTTTTTCCGAAAAACAATTCGAAGATGTTGCCTATTTTGAACCCTACTACTTGAAAGACTTTGTGGCAGGGAAGAAGAAAGGGGAGTAA
- a CDS encoding methyltransferase domain-containing protein: MNTLSRFSNRVDNYIKYRPDYPAEVVSFLKHKGFLKEGSVIADIGSGTGISAELFLKQGFSVIGVEPNKEMREAGERLLEGYKNFSSVNGTAENTGLETGSLDLIIAGQAFHWFDKEKCKEEFKRILKKEGVVVLMWNDRRTDTTQFLEAYEDFIKMFATDYLQVNHKNIDEKIFNNFFAQAGLPNMQSAYQMESFLNYQYFDLEGLKGRILSSSYMPEPGHTDFNFMMSVLKKIFTRFAEDGKVTIEYDTKIYYGKLN; the protein is encoded by the coding sequence ATGAATACACTAAGTCGTTTTTCAAACCGAGTAGACAACTACATTAAATACCGCCCGGATTATCCGGCTGAGGTAGTTTCTTTTTTAAAACACAAAGGTTTTTTAAAAGAAGGAAGTGTAATTGCCGACATCGGCTCCGGTACCGGTATATCGGCTGAATTGTTTTTGAAACAAGGCTTTTCCGTGATTGGTGTAGAACCCAACAAAGAAATGCGCGAAGCGGGTGAACGATTATTGGAAGGCTACAAAAATTTTAGCAGCGTGAATGGTACCGCTGAAAATACCGGTTTGGAAACTGGAAGCCTGGATTTGATTATAGCCGGACAGGCATTTCACTGGTTTGATAAAGAGAAATGCAAGGAAGAATTTAAAAGAATATTAAAAAAAGAAGGTGTTGTGGTATTGATGTGGAACGATAGAAGAACAGACACCACACAGTTTTTAGAAGCGTATGAAGATTTTATTAAAATGTTTGCAACCGATTATTTACAAGTAAACCATAAGAACATCGATGAAAAAATATTTAACAACTTTTTTGCTCAAGCCGGCTTGCCGAACATGCAGAGTGCTTACCAAATGGAATCATTTTTAAATTATCAATACTTTGATCTGGAAGGATTAAAAGGAAGAATTCTTTCTTCCTCTTATATGCCCGAACCCGGACATACAGATTTTAATTTTATGATGAGCGTTTTGAAAAAAATATTTACGCGCTTTGCCGAAGACGGAAAAGTAACAATTGAATACGATACAAAAATTTATTACGGAAAATTAAATTAA